The Halarchaeum grantii genome contains a region encoding:
- a CDS encoding zinc-ribbon domain-containing protein: protein MPKITFRADAELVERVEDLDASKSEVMRRALRAYLDGGEGGDAAATRKTERGAIDALVEARINERLDARLDERRASDAGGRGDDVTVNVNVNEARTNRDGERGGGMEADTTTEAAPDAPSDAPMCSQCGESLDDGHAFCPNCGERAARHPTCECGAELRSDWAFCPDCGRRTVSADVFDR, encoded by the coding sequence ATGCCGAAGATAACGTTCCGGGCGGACGCCGAGCTCGTCGAGCGCGTCGAGGACCTCGACGCCTCGAAGAGCGAGGTGATGCGGCGTGCGCTCCGGGCGTACCTCGACGGGGGCGAGGGCGGCGACGCGGCGGCGACGCGTAAGACGGAGCGCGGGGCGATCGACGCGCTGGTGGAGGCGCGGATCAACGAGCGCCTCGACGCGCGTCTCGACGAGCGGCGGGCGAGCGACGCTGGCGGACGCGGCGACGACGTGACGGTGAACGTGAACGTGAACGAGGCGCGCACGAATCGGGACGGCGAACGCGGTGGCGGAATGGAGGCGGACACGACGACGGAGGCGGCACCGGACGCGCCGTCGGACGCGCCGATGTGCTCGCAGTGCGGGGAGTCGCTCGACGACGGGCACGCGTTCTGCCCGAACTGCGGGGAGCGTGCGGCACGGCATCCGACCTGTGAGTGCGGCGCGGAGCTTCGCTCGGACTGGGCGTTCTGTCCGGACTGCGGGCGTCGGACGGTTTCGGCTGATGTATTCGACCGGTAA